The DNA sequence ctttccttcaatTCTAACACTCACAAAAATGAGGTCCCTCAAGTTATTCCTTTTATTGTCCCTGCTCGTAGCTTCTGCTGCCATTGCTCTCTCCACCACACCCTCTGAAGGAGAATCATTGATGGACGATAACGATGGTGTTGTGGAGGAAAACTCTGATATACCTTGGCAGGAGAACCAAGAAAcaacttcttcttttttgagaGGAACAAAGCGGTTTCTTGCCCAGAAAACAAGAGGAGTGCAAATGACGTGTGACAAATACCCTAGGGTTTGCAGAGCGAAGGGCAGCCCAGGGCCAGACTGCTGCAAGAAGAAATGTGTGAATGTGATGACAGATAAGCTTAACTGCGGCAAGTGTGGGAAGAAATGCAAGTATCCAGAGATTTGCTGCAAAGGGGTATGTGTAAACCCAATGTCCAACAAGAAGCACTGTGGAGGCTGCAACAACAAGTGCAAGCAAGGGAGTAAATGTGTTTATGGGATGTGCAGCTATGCATAAAGAAATCAACCCATTTCTTTCATTGGATTAgaaatcataaaattaaatgtgTAATAATAgtcaattaatt is a window from the Manihot esculenta cultivar AM560-2 chromosome 16, M.esculenta_v8, whole genome shotgun sequence genome containing:
- the LOC110603187 gene encoding stigma-specific STIG1-like protein 1 is translated as MRSLKLFLLLSLLVASAAIALSTTPSEGESLMDDNDGVVEENSDIPWQENQETTSSFLRGTKRFLAQKTRGVQMTCDKYPRVCRAKGSPGPDCCKKKCVNVMTDKLNCGKCGKKCKYPEICCKGVCVNPMSNKKHCGGCNNKCKQGSKCVYGMCSYA